The DNA segment ATTCCCGAAAGTAGCTGTGGCAAGCAATTCGCATGCGACCCGACGGGAACACTCCCGTTTGACTGCTTCCGTTTGAAACATACCACGGTCCTGACTGACTGCCTTCTTGTGAACGCGAGATATAATTATAGTATAATAGGCAAAATTTGAACAGGCTTCGCCGCGTCTCCAACACAAAAAAACGATATGGCATTTCCGCCATACCGTTTCGTTGGCATATGTACGAAAGACCCAACCGCAAAAATGCGGTATCCGCCTTTATTGTTCGACAACCGAACCCGGAATCAACAGCCGGTCTCCCGCGTGAATGATGCCCGTTTCCAGATGATTCACCCGTTTGATTTGCCATACGATTTTGCGAATATCCGTTCCGTCGGCGGCATACCGTTTGGCGATGGCCCAAATCGTATCGCCTTGTTTAACTGTTATAACGGGATTTTCCGCAACGGTATGTTCGTTTGCCGCAGACGCATCGGCAGCTCCCGAAGCATATGCGTTCACGATGGCTCCAAATGCGAAACAAAACAGCATAACCGCGAGCAAAAATATAAACTTCGCCAACCCTATGTTTGCATTGCGCTTTTGTTGGTTCATGCGCCGCAACGGTTTCACCCGACCGGCGCCTTTAGCTTCATGCCTATTTTCGCCCAAATTCGCGTAATAAGTAACCAACCGCAACCACCCCAAACATTTGTTCTGTTCATACTGTAACACGAACGAATGTTTGTGTCAATGTTTTTTTCGAACGAATGTTTGTACGAACGGTTATTCTGTGTTATACTGCAATTATCCAAGTTCAGGAATTGGAGTGATATGCATATGGCGAAATTATCGAACCGGCAAACTGCAATTTTGGAATTTATTAAAAATAATGTCAGAGAAAAAGGCTACCCGCCTTCCGTCCGGGAAATCG comes from the Bacilli bacterium genome and includes:
- a CDS encoding LysM peptidoglycan-binding domain-containing protein, with translation MNAYASGAADASAANEHTVAENPVITVKQGDTIWAIAKRYAADGTDIRKIVWQIKRVNHLETGIIHAGDRLLIPGSVVEQ